One genomic segment of Pongo pygmaeus isolate AG05252 chromosome 19, NHGRI_mPonPyg2-v2.0_pri, whole genome shotgun sequence includes these proteins:
- the EVI2B gene encoding protein EVI2B: MDPKYFILILFCGHLNNTFFSKTETITTEKQSQPTLFTSSTSHVLANSQNTTGNPLGQPAQFSDTFSGQSISPAKVTAGQPTPAVYTSSEKPEAHTSAGQPLAYNTKQPTPMANTSSQQAVFTSARQLPSAHTSTTQPPPSFVYTFTQQSSSVQIPSRKQITVHNPSTQPTSTVKNSPRSTPGFILDTTSNKQTPQKNNYNSTAAILIGVLLTSMLVAIIIIVLWKCLRKPVLNDQNWAGRSPFADGETPDICMDNIRENEISTKRTSIISLTPWKPSKSTLLADDLEIKLFESSENIEDSNNPKIEKIKDQVNGTSEDSADGSTIGTAVSSSDDADLPPPPPLLDLEGQESNQSDKPTMTIVSPLPNDSTSLPPSLDCLNQDCGDHKSEIIQSFPPPDSLNLPLPPVDFMKNQEDSNLEIQCQEFSIPPNSDQDLNESLPPPPAELL, from the coding sequence ATGGATCCCAAATATTTcatcttaattttgttttgtggACACCTgaacaatacatttttttcaaagacagaGACAATTACAACAGAGAAGCAGTCACAGCCTACCTTATTCACATCATCAACGTCACATGTATTGGCTAATTCTCAAAATACAACAGGGAATCCTTTGGGTCAACCAGCACAATTCAGTGACACTTTTTCTGGACAATCAATATCACCTGCCAAAGTCACTGCTGGACAACCAACACCAGCTGTCTATACCTCTTCTGAAAAACCAGAAGCACATACTTCTGCTGGACAACCACTTGCCTATAACACCAAACAACCAACACCGATGGCCAACACCTCCTCCCAGCAAGCTGTGTTCACCTCTGCCAGACAACTACCATCTGCCCATACTTCTACCacacaaccaccaccatcatttGTCTATACTTTTACTCAACAATCATCATCTGTCCAGATCCCttctagaaaacaaataactgtTCATAATCCATCCACACAACCAACATCAACTGTCAAAAATTCACCTAGGAGTACACCAGGATTTATCTTAGATACTACCAGTAACAAACAAACCCcacaaaaaaacaattataattcAACAGCTGCCATACTAATTGGTGTACTTCTGACTTCTATGTTGGTAGCTATAATCATCATTGTACTTTGGAAATGCTTAAGGAAACCAGTTTTAAATGATCAAAATTGGGCAGGTAGATCTCCATTTGCTGATGGAGAAACCCCTGACATTTGTATGGATAAcatcagagaaaatgaaatatccacaAAACGTACATCAATCATTTCACTTACACCCTGGAAACCAAGCAAAAGCACACTTTTAGCAGATGACTTAGAAATTAAGTTGTTTGAATCAAGTGAAAACATTGAAGACTCCAACAAccccaaaatagagaaaataaaagatcaaGTAAATGGTACATCAGAAGATAGTGCTGATGGATCAACAATTGGAACTGCTGTTTCTTCTTCAGATGATGCAGATCTGCCTCCACCACCTCCCCTTCTGGATTTGGAAGGACAGGAAAGTAACCAATCTGACAAACCCACAATGACAATTGTATCTCCTCTTCCAAATGATTCTACTAGTCTCCCTCCATCTCTGGACTGTCTCAATCAAGACTGTGGAGATCATAAATCTGAGATAATACAATCATTTCCACCGCCTGACTCACTTAACTTGCCCCTGCCACCGGTAGATTTTATGAAAAACCAAGAAGATTCCAACCTTGAGATCCAGTGTCAGGAGTTCTCTATTCCTCCCAACTCTGATCAAGATCTTAATGaatccctgccacctccacctgcaGAACTGTTATAA